In one window of Massilibacterium senegalense DNA:
- the deoB gene encoding phosphopentomutase: MVKQRFTRIHLIVLDSVGIGEAPDAALFHDEGAHTLGHIAEQVNGLHMPNMEQLGLGNIEEIKGIKQTMLPHGHYGKMQEISSGKDTMTGHWELMGLRIDVPFQTFPNGFPNELIDALTERTGRKIIGNKVASGTAIIEELGEIHQQTGAIIVYTSADSVLQIAAHEETIPLEELYDICQIARELTLDEQYRVGRVIARPFIGEKGAYTRTPNRHDYALKPFGRTVMNELKDNGYDCIAIGKINDIYDGEGVTKAIRTTSNEDGMDRLEEVLQQDFSGLSFLNLVDFDAQYGHRRDPIGYAQALEVFDERLKKTCSLLKDDDLLIITADHGNDPTYRGTDHTREYVPLICYHRTMKRGENLGIRATFSDVGATIAENFNVRMPKNGMSFLRAII; encoded by the coding sequence ATGGTGAAGCAACGATTTACACGTATTCATTTAATTGTATTAGATTCTGTTGGGATTGGGGAAGCGCCAGATGCAGCACTTTTTCATGACGAAGGTGCACATACGCTTGGTCATATAGCAGAACAAGTCAATGGATTACATATGCCGAATATGGAGCAACTAGGTTTAGGAAATATAGAAGAAATCAAGGGAATAAAACAGACGATGTTGCCCCATGGCCATTATGGGAAAATGCAAGAAATATCGAGTGGAAAAGATACGATGACGGGACACTGGGAATTAATGGGCCTTCGGATAGATGTTCCTTTTCAAACATTCCCAAATGGATTTCCAAATGAATTAATCGATGCATTGACGGAACGGACAGGTAGAAAAATAATCGGAAACAAAGTTGCAAGTGGGACAGCTATTATTGAAGAACTAGGAGAGATTCATCAGCAAACAGGTGCTATTATTGTTTATACATCTGCAGATTCTGTATTGCAAATTGCTGCACACGAAGAAACAATTCCGTTAGAGGAGTTATATGATATCTGTCAAATTGCTCGAGAATTAACGTTAGATGAACAATATCGTGTGGGACGAGTTATTGCTCGTCCGTTTATTGGAGAAAAAGGAGCATACACTCGTACCCCTAACCGACATGATTATGCATTAAAACCGTTTGGACGAACCGTCATGAATGAATTAAAAGATAATGGATATGATTGTATCGCAATTGGAAAAATTAACGATATTTATGATGGCGAGGGTGTGACAAAAGCAATTCGAACCACTTCAAATGAAGATGGGATGGATCGATTAGAGGAAGTGTTACAACAAGATTTTTCTGGATTATCTTTTTTAAATCTTGTAGATTTTGATGCACAATATGGCCACCGCCGTGATCCTATTGGGTATGCACAAGCATTAGAAGTATTTGACGAGCGATTAAAAAAAACATGCTCCTTATTAAAAGATGATGATTTGCTCATTATTACAGCCGATCATGGAAACGATCCGACATATCGTGGCACAGATCATACAAGGGAATATGTACCATTAATTTGTTATCATCGCACAATGAAGCGAGGGGAAAATCTAGGTATTCGTGCTACATTCAGTGATGTAGGAGCAACGATAGCTGAAAATTTCAACGTGAGGATGCCGAAAAATGGAATGAGTTTTTTACGAGCAATCATCTAG
- the xerD gene encoding site-specific tyrosine recombinase XerD: MKETINVFLQYLMIERGLAQNTIQAYKRDLYQYVHYLQQIEQLSSFDLVQRVHVVSYLKFLQEKGRKSTTIARQLASIRTFHHFLVREEKVTSDPTAYLETPKLERKLPQVLSEEEVQALLSVPNTTTIFGIRDQAMLEVLYATGIRVSELVQLNVDDIHLQMGFLRCLGKGNKERIVPLGKVAIRAVSHYLQTGRPALLKKEQTTALFLNHHGRRLTRQGFWKLLKQMAQKANIQKTLTPHTLRHSFATHLLENGADLRAVQEMLGHVDISTTQMYTHVTKTHLKDVYKQFHPRA; encoded by the coding sequence ATGAAAGAAACAATAAACGTTTTTTTGCAATATTTAATGATTGAACGCGGACTAGCACAAAATACGATACAAGCATATAAGCGAGATTTATATCAGTATGTGCACTATTTACAACAAATCGAACAGCTTTCCTCTTTTGACCTTGTACAGCGGGTTCACGTCGTATCGTACTTAAAGTTTTTACAAGAAAAAGGACGGAAATCGACGACTATTGCCCGGCAGCTAGCTTCTATTCGGACGTTTCATCACTTTTTAGTACGGGAAGAAAAAGTGACAAGTGACCCAACAGCTTATTTAGAAACTCCAAAGTTAGAGCGAAAATTACCACAAGTGTTATCGGAAGAAGAAGTGCAAGCATTATTGTCGGTTCCAAATACGACCACCATCTTTGGGATACGAGACCAAGCGATGTTAGAAGTACTTTATGCGACTGGTATTCGTGTATCAGAATTAGTGCAGTTGAATGTAGACGATATTCATTTGCAAATGGGTTTTTTACGCTGTCTTGGAAAAGGAAATAAGGAGCGAATTGTTCCATTAGGAAAGGTAGCGATTCGAGCTGTTTCACATTATTTACAGACAGGTCGCCCAGCATTATTAAAAAAAGAACAAACCACAGCATTATTTTTAAATCACCACGGGAGAAGGTTAACGAGACAAGGTTTTTGGAAATTGTTAAAACAAATGGCTCAAAAAGCAAATATCCAAAAAACACTTACCCCTCATACCTTAAGACATTCCTTTGCAACACACTTATTAGAAAATGGGGCTGACTTACGGGCTGTACAAGAAATGCTTGGACATGTAGATATTTCTACTACACAAATGTATACCCATGTAACAAAAACTCATTTAAAAGATGTATATAAACAATTCCATCCACGTGCGTAA
- a CDS encoding DUF4227 family protein, with protein MKTMFGLMKIVLFFVICTLLFYYGILFLKEKTNTPSEPTKDSLPVQEEGEHSWIDRVELFYYLGE; from the coding sequence ATGAAGACAATGTTTGGTCTGATGAAAATCGTGCTGTTTTTCGTTATATGTACGCTCCTGTTTTATTATGGTATTCTTTTTTTAAAAGAAAAAACAAATACGCCAAGTGAACCGACGAAAGACTCTTTGCCTGTTCAAGAGGAAGGGGAACATTCGTGGATTGATCGAGTCGAACTTTTTTATTACTTAGGAGAATAG
- the fur gene encoding ferric iron uptake transcriptional regulator → MENRIERIKKQLHAQSYKLTPQREATVRVLLENETDHLSAEDVYLLVKEKAPEIGLATVYRTLELLTELKVVDKINFGDGVSRYDLRKEGADHFHHHLVCLECGAVEEIEEDLLDDVEKVVEKEFQFLVKDHRLTFHGICRQCQQKNKK, encoded by the coding sequence ATGGAAAATCGAATTGAGCGAATAAAAAAACAATTGCATGCACAAAGCTATAAATTAACACCACAACGTGAAGCAACCGTGCGTGTATTATTAGAAAATGAAACAGACCATTTAAGCGCGGAAGATGTTTACCTCCTCGTAAAAGAAAAAGCACCAGAAATCGGTTTAGCTACCGTTTATCGGACGTTAGAATTATTAACCGAACTAAAAGTGGTTGATAAAATTAATTTTGGTGACGGTGTTTCCCGCTATGATTTACGAAAAGAAGGGGCCGATCATTTCCATCATCACCTTGTTTGTTTAGAATGTGGAGCTGTAGAAGAAATTGAAGAAGACTTACTTGATGATGTAGAAAAAGTAGTCGAAAAAGAATTTCAATTTTTAGTAAAAGACCACAGATTAACTTTTCATGGAATATGCAGACAATGTCAACAAAAAAATAAAAAATAA
- the spoIIM gene encoding stage II sporulation protein M, whose amino-acid sequence MNGRFSNWVQLHIKTYSSLYVFTIILFVMGVMFGAIIVNSLTFEQKKDLYGYLTRFFGQVSDGQLVSAQDIWIQGIIHYSKYIGLIWLLGLSVIGLPILLILLFLKGVMIGFTVGFLVNQMGLYGFFLSFASIIPQNILLIPTIILITTMALSFSLTLIKQQLGKSRFLFGPLFFRYSLYLLLSFFFIVVASFLEAYLSPLLMKMIINYK is encoded by the coding sequence ATGAACGGGCGGTTTTCCAATTGGGTACAGCTTCACATTAAAACGTATTCATCTTTATACGTATTCACCATTATTTTGTTTGTGATGGGCGTTATGTTTGGAGCGATTATTGTAAATAGTTTAACATTTGAACAGAAAAAAGATCTCTATGGTTATTTAACCCGCTTTTTTGGACAAGTTTCCGATGGACAACTTGTTAGTGCGCAAGATATTTGGATCCAAGGAATTATTCATTATAGTAAATATATTGGTTTAATTTGGTTGTTGGGATTATCGGTTATCGGATTGCCAATTTTACTCATTTTGTTGTTTTTAAAAGGGGTAATGATTGGTTTTACGGTAGGATTTCTCGTCAATCAAATGGGTTTATACGGTTTCTTTCTTTCTTTTGCTTCGATCATTCCGCAAAATATTTTGTTGATTCCAACCATTATTTTAATTACTACGATGGCTCTTTCGTTTTCTTTAACGTTAATTAAACAACAATTAGGGAAAAGTCGCTTTTTGTTTGGTCCATTATTTTTTCGATACAGTTTATATTTACTACTTTCTTTCTTCTTCATTGTAGTGGCAAGCTTTTTGGAAGCATACCTTTCACCACTTTTGATGAAAATGATTATCAACTATAAATAA
- a CDS encoding NUDIX domain-containing protein, which translates to MDHLYEKTISMTSIFKGNVISLRTENVQLPNGEETVRELVHHPGAVAIIPVTEEGKIVVVRQFRKALEKTIIEIPAGKLEPGEQPEASAHRELEEETGYIAKEMTYMTTFYTSPGFADELVHMYVAKNLDIGVVNRDDDEFMDVLTITLEEAKALIQSGDICDAKTMYAVQYMELHINK; encoded by the coding sequence GTGGACCATTTATATGAAAAAACAATATCAATGACATCAATTTTTAAAGGAAATGTTATTTCATTACGAACAGAAAACGTCCAATTACCAAATGGAGAAGAAACAGTACGAGAATTAGTGCATCATCCTGGAGCAGTTGCGATTATTCCAGTTACGGAAGAGGGAAAAATAGTGGTTGTTCGTCAATTTCGCAAAGCATTAGAAAAAACAATTATTGAGATTCCTGCAGGTAAGTTAGAACCAGGGGAGCAACCAGAAGCGTCCGCACATCGCGAATTAGAAGAAGAAACAGGATACATAGCGAAAGAGATGACGTATATGACGACTTTTTACACGTCTCCTGGCTTTGCAGATGAACTTGTTCACATGTATGTAGCAAAAAATCTTGACATCGGTGTCGTAAATAGAGATGACGATGAGTTTATGGATGTGCTAACGATTACGTTAGAAGAAGCGAAAGCACTCATTCAGTCCGGAGACATTTGTGATGCAAAAACGATGTATGCTGTACAATATATGGAGTTACATATAAATAAATAA
- a CDS encoding cysteine hydrolase family protein → MMKEALLIVDMSNDFVADDGSLTVGKAAQQIVPEIIRLANEFIENGQVVAICMDAHEENDEHFTLWPPHNIKGTKGQQLYGDLYDWYEQHKPLDQVLYIPKAEYDAFFNTSLEEELKRRHVTKVHIAGVCTDICDFLTAYGAYARGFQTVAYKRATATFTNHHDTFLQKMNAIFKTEIR, encoded by the coding sequence ATGATGAAAGAAGCTTTGTTAATTGTGGATATGAGTAACGATTTTGTTGCAGATGATGGTTCTTTAACTGTTGGAAAAGCAGCACAACAAATTGTTCCAGAAATTATTCGATTAGCGAATGAATTTATTGAAAATGGTCAAGTCGTAGCAATTTGCATGGATGCGCATGAAGAAAATGATGAGCATTTTACATTATGGCCACCGCACAACATAAAAGGAACAAAAGGGCAACAACTATATGGAGATTTGTACGATTGGTATGAACAACATAAACCGTTAGACCAAGTATTGTATATCCCAAAAGCGGAATACGATGCATTTTTTAACACTTCTTTAGAAGAAGAATTAAAGCGTCGTCACGTGACGAAAGTACATATTGCAGGGGTTTGTACAGATATTTGTGATTTCTTAACCGCATATGGAGCGTACGCAAGGGGATTTCAAACGGTTGCGTATAAACGTGCAACAGCAACATTTACGAATCATCATGACACTTTTTTACAAAAAATGAATGCGATTTTCAAAACGGAAATTCGTTAA
- a CDS encoding aldo/keto reductase, with protein MKKNQLGNSDLIVSEIGFGCMSLPSNEQKAISLIHRAIDEGITFFDTADLYSKGWNEEIVGKALKGKREKVILATKVGNHFTKGKDDWFWDPSKAYIKQAVKNSLRRLQTDYIDLYQLHGGTIDDPIDETIEAFEELKQEGIIREYGISSIRPNVIREYAKRSKIVSVMMQYSLLDRRLEEEMLSFLDNHHISVIARGPVAKGYLSNKAHEKIQKEGQYLSYNQEQLAEITDALHPFCHATRTLSQLAIRYTLHHPAVATVIPGASNEIQLIENIQTKHVSLTDEEIVKLQQITPMNKYHAHR; from the coding sequence ATGAAGAAAAACCAGTTAGGAAACTCCGATTTAATTGTAAGTGAAATTGGTTTTGGGTGCATGTCTCTTCCATCTAATGAACAAAAAGCTATTTCCCTTATTCATCGAGCGATAGATGAAGGGATTACCTTTTTTGATACAGCAGACCTTTACAGTAAAGGTTGGAATGAGGAAATTGTTGGGAAAGCACTAAAAGGAAAACGGGAAAAAGTTATTTTAGCGACAAAGGTCGGTAACCATTTTACAAAAGGGAAAGATGACTGGTTTTGGGATCCTTCAAAGGCGTATATAAAACAAGCGGTGAAAAATAGCCTTCGTCGACTACAAACGGATTATATCGACCTTTATCAATTACACGGAGGAACGATTGATGATCCAATCGATGAAACAATTGAAGCTTTTGAAGAACTAAAACAAGAAGGAATCATTCGTGAATATGGCATTTCTTCTATTCGTCCAAATGTGATTCGTGAATATGCAAAACGATCCAAGATCGTTTCAGTTATGATGCAATATAGCTTACTTGATCGTCGCCTTGAAGAAGAAATGCTTTCCTTTTTGGATAATCATCATATTAGTGTGATTGCGCGTGGCCCAGTAGCAAAAGGATATTTATCCAATAAGGCGCACGAAAAAATACAAAAAGAGGGGCAATACCTATCCTATAATCAAGAACAATTAGCAGAGATTACAGACGCATTGCACCCATTTTGTCATGCTACACGTACATTATCGCAACTTGCCATTCGATACACCCTCCACCATCCAGCTGTCGCAACCGTCATTCCTGGTGCAAGTAATGAAATTCAGTTGATAGAAAATATACAAACAAAGCACGTCTCGCTAACAGACGAAGAAATCGTAAAACTTCAACAAATAACACCAATGAATAAATATCATGCACACCGGTAA
- a CDS encoding iron-sulfur cluster biosynthesis family protein translates to MKINVSQEAKEKLNAEKKEGQFLYLRYDTEGCGCANDGIFYLTLSDQSPDSKDIAMESDGLEVYVSKMLRIYLTDELQLAYNPETLTFRLSNKEQIINARMRLKR, encoded by the coding sequence ATGAAAATTAATGTGAGTCAAGAAGCGAAGGAAAAATTAAATGCGGAAAAAAAGGAAGGACAGTTTTTATATTTACGTTATGACACAGAGGGTTGCGGGTGTGCAAACGATGGCATTTTTTATTTAACATTAAGTGACCAATCTCCAGATTCTAAAGATATTGCCATGGAATCAGATGGTCTAGAAGTATATGTATCTAAAATGTTACGGATTTATTTAACGGACGAATTGCAATTAGCATACAATCCTGAAACATTAACATTCCGCCTAAGTAATAAAGAACAGATTATTAATGCTAGAATGCGTTTAAAACGGTAA
- a CDS encoding efflux RND transporter permease subunit, translated as MNSTTKFSLKNPFAVFILAFLLIVGGLYSFRSLKVDLLPDIEFPQLTIQVIYPGASPQDVDEQVTKKLENELKSIEDLKTMSSSSLESTSIITLTFPFNTDLEKIKQQVNDEIDKLDLPENIETRVDQFSFGAVPIYNISLFAKDNTNIEQLLEKSILPELKKINGISSVSVGGENEKFVQITVDKKKAQQAGLTLEQIKQAINSKFLSFPAGAVTAENIQIPVRVEDKVKTIDELKKLSITPMNNARQGGSNAIAVPVTLEDIAVIEANTRQNEYTRYNNQTSLSISVSKKQTANTVEVADQVMNVLNKYEKDMDYVIGFDQATNIKNSVTTLIKEGLFGALFASLSVLLFLRNVRATLITIISIPLSLLITAIFLKELNITLNIMTLGGMAVAVGRVVDDSIVVIENIFRRIRKSNGEENKDELIVSSTQEILKAITSSTITTVVVFLPLGLVGGITSQFFLPFALTVVFALLTSLVVAITIVPTLSKFSFKKVKPETKEGKVTQLYASFLQASLRHKGVTIGLSIALLMGSLFLVKPLGFVFLPNEKQKSLIAQIEMPSSTPLDQTNVISLEAEKVLLNKKSIDDVTISIGSRDFATGLKRQNLANYFINLKDGSDIDKEIKAIEKDLNGVASRYSKKAIISVQEAPSGGPPSSNKLTIDLFSNDIDALEAKSKEIEALMKKEERLKYVTNNFQEKQQQWLVSIDSEKASNLAISNFMILSLVSDQTKPVSVGNLILDGKEQNVELAYNTPLASKEELENILVFSNQGPIPLKEVATVEKVNAVTSIQKLDRKVYAQVSAQIDDKNLRQVTTDVKAKVNKEIDFPDTMKVRVAGDTEDAEETFQSLGLAMIVAIGLVYVTMLITFGQARIPLIILSSLVFVPIGSFGGLFISGEPLSVSAMIGILMLIGIVTTNAIVLVDRIGQNRIKKGMNIEEALIEAGKTRLRPILMTAFATIAALLPLAFTTSSGTLISKGLAIVVIGGLTTSTLLTLILVPVLYELCFFRQVKKEKKATK; from the coding sequence ATGAATTCCACTACAAAGTTTAGTCTAAAAAATCCATTTGCTGTTTTTATTTTAGCATTTCTTTTAATTGTTGGCGGACTTTATTCTTTTCGCTCATTAAAAGTAGATTTACTTCCAGACATTGAATTCCCACAATTAACGATTCAAGTTATTTATCCAGGGGCATCCCCGCAAGATGTCGATGAACAAGTAACGAAAAAATTAGAAAATGAATTAAAATCGATTGAAGATTTAAAAACGATGTCGAGCTCTTCTTTAGAGAGCACAAGTATCATTACATTAACATTTCCCTTTAACACAGACTTAGAAAAAATTAAACAACAGGTAAATGATGAAATAGACAAACTTGATTTACCAGAGAACATTGAAACGCGTGTTGACCAGTTTTCGTTCGGTGCTGTTCCTATTTATAATATATCGCTATTTGCCAAAGATAACACCAACATCGAACAATTATTAGAAAAATCTATCTTACCAGAATTGAAAAAAATTAATGGTATTAGCAGTGTGTCCGTTGGTGGGGAAAACGAAAAGTTTGTTCAAATTACAGTTGATAAAAAAAAGGCCCAACAAGCTGGTCTTACATTAGAGCAAATAAAACAAGCCATTAACAGTAAATTTTTATCTTTTCCTGCAGGAGCTGTAACGGCTGAAAATATCCAAATTCCTGTCCGGGTAGAAGACAAAGTAAAAACAATCGACGAATTAAAAAAATTATCGATTACACCGATGAATAACGCTAGGCAAGGCGGATCAAACGCAATAGCTGTTCCTGTTACATTAGAAGATATTGCAGTGATCGAAGCAAACACTAGACAAAATGAATATACACGCTACAACAATCAAACGTCTTTATCTATTTCTGTTTCAAAAAAGCAAACAGCAAATACGGTAGAAGTAGCAGATCAAGTCATGAACGTATTGAATAAATACGAAAAAGACATGGATTATGTCATTGGATTTGACCAAGCGACAAATATTAAAAATTCTGTTACAACATTAATCAAAGAAGGATTATTCGGAGCGTTATTCGCATCGCTTTCTGTTTTATTATTTTTACGCAATGTACGTGCTACCCTTATTACGATTATTTCCATCCCATTATCCCTACTCATTACAGCCATTTTCTTAAAAGAGCTAAATATTACGTTAAATATTATGACCCTCGGGGGCATGGCTGTAGCTGTAGGGCGAGTGGTAGATGACAGTATTGTCGTGATTGAAAATATTTTTAGAAGAATACGGAAATCTAATGGAGAAGAGAATAAAGATGAACTTATCGTTAGTTCTACGCAAGAAATTTTAAAAGCGATTACTTCTTCTACTATTACAACCGTGGTTGTCTTTTTACCGCTTGGATTAGTCGGGGGCATTACATCGCAATTTTTCTTACCTTTTGCGTTAACCGTTGTTTTTGCCCTTTTAACGTCTTTAGTCGTAGCTATTACAATTGTACCGACGCTTTCTAAGTTTTCGTTCAAAAAAGTAAAGCCAGAAACAAAGGAAGGCAAAGTGACACAACTTTATGCCTCTTTTTTACAAGCTTCTCTACGTCATAAAGGAGTGACGATTGGTTTATCTATCGCCTTATTAATGGGTTCTTTATTTCTCGTCAAACCTTTAGGATTTGTCTTTTTACCAAATGAAAAACAAAAATCACTCATTGCTCAAATTGAGATGCCATCTTCTACACCATTAGATCAAACAAATGTGATTTCGCTAGAAGCTGAAAAAGTGTTGCTTAATAAGAAATCAATTGATGATGTCACAATTAGTATTGGTAGTCGTGATTTTGCAACAGGTTTGAAACGACAAAATCTCGCTAATTATTTTATTAATTTAAAAGATGGTTCTGATATCGATAAAGAAATTAAAGCCATTGAAAAGGATTTAAACGGTGTAGCTAGTCGTTACTCTAAAAAGGCGATTATTTCTGTGCAAGAAGCACCATCTGGTGGACCGCCATCAAGCAATAAATTAACGATTGATTTGTTTTCGAATGACATAGATGCACTAGAAGCAAAATCGAAAGAAATCGAAGCATTAATGAAAAAGGAAGAACGTTTAAAGTATGTAACGAATAATTTCCAAGAAAAACAGCAACAATGGCTTGTTTCGATTGATTCCGAAAAAGCAAGCAATTTAGCTATTTCTAACTTTATGATTCTCAGTTTAGTAAGTGATCAAACAAAGCCTGTTTCTGTTGGAAATCTTATCCTAGATGGAAAAGAACAAAATGTAGAACTTGCATATAATACACCACTTGCATCTAAAGAAGAACTTGAAAACATTCTCGTTTTTAGCAATCAAGGACCAATTCCGTTAAAAGAAGTAGCAACAGTAGAAAAAGTGAATGCGGTAACATCTATTCAAAAATTAGACAGAAAGGTGTATGCTCAAGTTTCTGCACAAATTGATGATAAAAATTTACGTCAAGTAACAACTGATGTAAAAGCAAAAGTAAACAAAGAAATTGACTTCCCTGATACGATGAAAGTACGTGTTGCTGGTGATACAGAAGACGCAGAAGAAACGTTCCAATCCCTTGGTCTAGCAATGATTGTAGCCATCGGTCTTGTGTATGTCACAATGCTTATTACATTTGGTCAAGCAAGAATTCCATTAATTATTTTATCGTCGCTCGTATTCGTACCAATTGGTTCGTTTGGCGGATTGTTTATTTCTGGTGAGCCATTGTCTGTAAGTGCGATGATTGGGATTTTAATGTTAATTGGAATTGTAACGACAAACGCTATCGTTCTAGTCGATCGAATTGGTCAAAATAGAATAAAAAAAGGCATGAACATTGAAGAAGCATTAATAGAAGCAGGTAAAACACGATTACGTCCCATCTTAATGACTGCTTTTGCTACAATTGCTGCTTTACTACCACTTGCATTCACTACTTCGAGTGGAACATTAATTTCAAAAGGCTTAGCAATTGTTGTCATCGGTGGATTAACAACTTCTACTTTATTAACACTTATTCTCGTTCCAGTCCTTTATGAACTATGTTTCTTCCGCCAAGTAAAAAAAGAAAAAAAAGCTACTAAATAA
- a CDS encoding thioredoxin family protein, which produces MQELTTLEVFNEVINGEKTTIVKFYTTWCPDCTRMNMFIEPIIKEHADKDWYQLNKDNIEDVAMKYDVMGIPSLLVFKNGEKIGHLHSANAKTPEEVREFLSQF; this is translated from the coding sequence ATGCAAGAATTAACGACATTAGAAGTATTCAACGAAGTAATCAATGGTGAAAAAACGACCATTGTCAAATTTTATACAACATGGTGCCCTGATTGCACTCGCATGAATATGTTTATTGAACCAATTATAAAAGAACATGCCGATAAAGATTGGTACCAACTTAATAAAGACAATATTGAAGACGTTGCGATGAAGTATGATGTAATGGGAATACCTAGTTTACTTGTATTTAAAAACGGTGAAAAAATCGGCCATTTACATAGTGCAAATGCTAAAACACCAGAAGAAGTACGTGAATTCTTATCTCAATTCTAA
- a CDS encoding Y-family DNA polymerase codes for MDIRTLPRKTVFCIDMKGFFASCSAVKYGYDPEKVCLAVVSDQSRQGSVVLASSPMMKKRFSIKTGNRLFEIPNHPDIIIVNADMREYLQMSVKLSQLFYRYVPKECIYPYSIDESFLIMDGTKRLWGEAKEAAYRIQDDIKRTYGLPSSVGIGDNMLLAKLSLDLEAKQVGIAHWKYEDVPEKLWPVKPLHKMWGIGKRIERRLHRLGIMTVGQLAHAPVATLKKEFGMIGEQLYYHAHGIDITNIGEQSEVARKGYEKGQILLRDYHHRKEVLCVLLEMAEEIARRAREDHQVAQTVMLTIGYSNYYSFQHAKTLEEPTNITMDIYETCKAIFMKYDNPNQAVRQIHISLSHLANDDTMQLNLFHPNKEKERKLGYAMDEIRKKYGTTSLLRAVSYTKGSTIHERSKLIGGHQA; via the coding sequence ATGGACATACGTACATTACCGAGAAAAACTGTATTTTGTATTGATATGAAAGGTTTTTTTGCTAGTTGTTCTGCAGTGAAATATGGATATGATCCAGAAAAAGTATGTTTAGCGGTTGTATCGGATCAATCGCGACAAGGCAGTGTCGTGTTAGCTTCTAGTCCAATGATGAAAAAACGATTTTCCATCAAAACAGGAAATCGATTATTCGAGATTCCTAATCATCCAGATATTATTATTGTAAATGCTGATATGAGGGAATATTTGCAGATGTCGGTAAAACTATCTCAATTATTTTATCGATACGTTCCAAAAGAATGTATTTATCCATATAGTATTGATGAAAGTTTTTTAATCATGGACGGAACGAAACGTCTATGGGGGGAAGCGAAAGAGGCGGCTTATCGGATACAAGATGATATTAAACGTACATACGGTTTGCCGTCTTCTGTTGGTATTGGAGACAATATGTTGCTTGCTAAATTAAGTTTAGATTTAGAAGCGAAGCAAGTGGGGATTGCGCATTGGAAATATGAAGATGTACCAGAAAAACTATGGCCGGTAAAACCACTTCATAAAATGTGGGGAATTGGAAAAAGAATAGAAAGGCGCTTGCATCGATTAGGAATTATGACAGTTGGTCAGTTGGCACACGCTCCGGTTGCAACGTTAAAAAAAGAATTTGGAATGATTGGAGAGCAACTTTATTATCATGCACATGGGATTGATATAACCAATATTGGAGAACAGTCTGAGGTCGCAAGGAAAGGATATGAAAAGGGACAAATTTTATTGCGTGATTATCATCATCGCAAAGAAGTTTTATGTGTGTTATTAGAGATGGCAGAAGAAATTGCAAGAAGAGCTAGGGAAGATCACCAAGTTGCCCAAACTGTCATGTTGACCATTGGATATAGCAATTATTATTCTTTTCAACATGCTAAAACGTTAGAGGAACCAACAAATATTACAATGGACATTTACGAAACGTGTAAAGCTATTTTTATGAAGTATGATAATCCAAATCAAGCGGTTCGACAAATTCACATCTCTCTCTCCCATTTGGCAAATGATGATACAATGCAGTTGAATTTGTTTCACCCTAATAAAGAAAAAGAACGAAAACTTGGGTATGCAATGGATGAAATTCGAAAAAAGTATGGTACCACTTCGTTGCTTCGTGCTGTTTCTTATACGAAAGGAAGTACGATTCATGAACGAAGTAAGTTAATTGGAGGACATCAGGCATAA